The DNA sequence CAAACCGGCTCCCGTTTATGAGGCCAGCTGGCCGCTGGACACGTGTTGGGGGAAAAGGGCAGCTCTGGATGGTCTTGTGGAGGATAGTGCAGGCTCTGAGCCTGTTGTCCTGTATAAATGATTGAATGGTCCCTTTTTGCCTTAATTTACCTCAGAAACTTGCTTTTCATTGTAATGCAGTCCAGATGCAGTATGAGGTAGGGAAGACGCGAGTCTCGCATGCAGGAAAGCAAAATCCAATGTCACACTGCGTCGCTAGTGACGGAGGGCtgccagctttccccctccccgcaaagggtgggtgcaggcagcgggACCCTCTTGATAGAGCAGAGTGGGAATTGCCAGTGCAGTGGGGTGATTCCCGGTCCCTGCCTGGCAGTTTGTCACCTTCTTTGCTTCTGATTTCAGGCCTCCTTCCACCGCCAAATCCATCACCATACCAGGACAGGACTCTACCCTGCAGCTGACCTGTAAGGGCGAGGGAaccacaagcagcagcagcagcagttcagcCACGATTGGCTCTCTGCGTCAGACCAAGCCAAGAACTGCCATTCTCAGCTCGGGTATGAATGTCGATCCTGGAGCCATGCACCACTTGGCTGCGCCTGGACACTCTTGTTTTTCCCAGCAGTTGCAAGCACAGAaactcttttaatttttcatgttttctcgCACGCATCCTCACCCCTCTGCTCATTAAGAAaattgagaaaaacaaaaccatctaTTAAGTGCCACTGAGGAGAGGAAGCATGAATCTTTGCCACATGTTTCTGTTAGTGGAAATAAAgcaatttattctttttgctAGGGATTTAATAATTCATGTATTGCACTCATCCCTGCTTTCCATTGTGTTCAATGACACTTAACATTGTTCTCCACTCAGCTATTCTGTTGCTCAGACTTGTCTTTTAGAAAAGTTCCTCTGAAGATTTTAGAGGTTGGTTTGAGGTCTAATGGCCTTGTTCCAGCTGCTGATGCGGAGTTCTTTGGCTTCTCTATGAGCCCGTTTTCAAGGGCACTGCATTTTCccatagccttttttttcttcccagcacaCTCCAAATGTGCAGGCAGATACACTGCACCAAAATAGCACTCTAGTCTCATTGCCTCAGTGACTTAGCACAGTGTGCAAGTGCTCTTCTTAAAAAGCTGGCTAACGTATTACACTTGTGCACTTTTGGATAAGTTTACTGCAAGAGAGACAAGCAGGGGCGATAGCAAAGGAGCAGAGGTTATGCTGAGGTTTCTGTATCAAATTCAGTTGTGATTTAAATGGCATGGGCTCTCTCACAAGTAATAGAAGGGGAAAGGTAGTAACAGGAGAAGCACCCAAACGGAGGTTGTAATACTTTTACTGCCAGTGGCCATTTGATGCTTTCTTGGTCTTCATTTAATGCTTTTAACTGTGGGTAGCTTCAGATACTACCTGTCCTAGATCCTTCAAGCCTCCACAGATGCTTGTAAATTCAGGCACTGGATGCTAGAAGTAGTGATAAGCTTGACAGAGAAGCTCATTGTTGTCTCCCCTACTCCCCAGCTGCTTCTAAGCTCTGTGCTGGCCTGTACAGCAGGGCTCTGCCAACAGACTTGCCCTTTCCTTCATCTAGCGTCCCAAGATCAGCCTCAGGTCCAAGGTGATCAGCAGGCAATGTGCTGGCTTGGGTACGGTGTAAGTGGAGTGTCCTGTTGTTCCTTGGCAGGTGTTCCAGAAGAACCGGATCAGAACCTGTCCAGCCCGGAGGAAGTCTTCCACTCGGGACACTCGCGGAACTCAAGCTACGCCAGCCAGCAGTCCAAGATCTCCGGTAACCATTGATCCACCCAGCTTTGCCAGCACCAGCCCCATCcctgtttctttcctgcaaCAAGCTCTTGTGAGAGTGATTTGCATCCACCTCTCTCACCCTGCTCTTTAATACCAGAGTCTCCTGTTTAGTCTCTGCAGATGCGCTCATAGATGTATGTCTGAACCTCTGTATATGAGAGCAGAAACGCTCGTCTGAAGCTGCCCTGCCTGTTAACTGCGCTgccaggaaggggagaaggtCTGGTTTGTAATCACTCTGCTTTTGCAGGTTACAGCACAGAGCACTCCCGTTCGTCTAGTATGTCTGACTTGACCCATCGCCGCAATACCTCCACCAGCAGCAGTGCGTCCGGAGGGCTGAGTATGACAGTGGAGTGTCCTGAGGGAGAGCGGGACCACAAACTAGAGAAGCCACCTCGCCCCCCCAGACCTGCCCTTCTGCTGGATAGACCCTCCCGGTAGGTAACTGAGGAGCAAAGTGCCTTCTCTGGGAAGGTGAGACAGAATCTACTCCTTTTGTCTTTGTGCAGTGGTAGATTGGATTGTAGCTGCTGAGAAGGAGGCTATTgccaaggaaagcagaagagtaTCTGAAAGTCTGTGCCTTGAAAAGCTGAGTAagttttccctttatttcctctccccaggaggaaaaaagattcAGTGGAGAGTCACCCAACCCGAGTGGATGACACGAGAATCGATGCTGATGATATAGTGGAGAAAATAATGCAGAGTCAGGACTTCACAGATGTCAGCAATACTGAAGGTGAGAGGATGAGTCTCAAAGGGGAGGTCTTGGTTGTTCTTTTAGCAAGGCTCCCAAGCTTTTACAGTCAGATCTGATCTGCCATGGACTCCCTTCTCCTTTTGACAGCAATTTGCTTTCAGTGCTTGCTGGGTGTTTCTATGGTAGGTAAACAAACCATGTGGATTTGAGAGCTGCACATCCATTAGCAAATAGCGCTTGCTGCTGTTCTACATACTACAGCAGAGGTTGAACAGTAGCTCAAACATACAGgatgagaggggaaaaatactgATTCTTCAGTGCAGTGACATCAGCTATCTGCACTGCTTTAGCAGCCTTCGTCCAGGGTCAGCCCAAGGGTAGTTATTAAAGTAGGAGAGCACAGCTGGAGGGGAAACAGCATGTCTCTGCAAaaagatgggaagaaaagacatgTCACAGTGTGCTGGCATTCAGGTCTGAGAGCCTAAGAAGGGGTTTTCTCCATTGCAATCGCAGCATCTGTTAAGAGAAAACTAATAATATCactgcatttgttttaattttccagtttaGCCTAGAAATCAGTCTTTTTCATCTAGCTGAGGCTTTTCAGATAAGTTTTAAACCTGAGCCTAGCTTGTTAGTAGTACTTTTATAGTTAATCACCTTAAATCATCGCATATGGCAACATTCTTATTACATGGGGATTTACACCTTGCTCAGCATGGATTAAAACTAGACTGAATGTAGCCACCTCTCACCAGCAGAACAGGCTGAgtttctcctccagtgagccTACAAAAGCAGCATGAGGCCCCACATCTCATCCGTTCAGATGTGTTTAAGCTGACCAAGAACTTGCATCAATGGAATAGCCTTaagagaagcagctggaggagtatcactgaattaatttctctccGTTTACTCTTCCAAAGCTTAATGCTGTGGTTAATTTGTACATGAGGCTCCCTTTCAGAGCAAGAAGAGCAGTTCCCGGGGTCTCTATTACTGTGAGAACACCAGAAAGCGTGCACATGCATGCCCAGAAACGCACTTGTTCCTGTGCTGACCGTTGTTTAGTGcggctgggaggggagcaccTGGCAGCCGTCGGTAGTTCTGGATTTTGATGTCTTACTTCCTTTTCTATCTGCAGACAGTAACCTGAGGTTGTTTGTGAGCAGAGACGGAACAACTACATTGAGTGGTATTCAACTGGGAAACAGGTAGGCTTCCTGAAAGGCTGGCAGGCAGAGGCGCTCCAGGGAGATTAGTTAGCTCTTTGTACTTGGGAAACGTCACCTTTTGCTACAGGAGAGATTTCTAAACATCATGTGCTACGTGGGGGATTTATTCCCACATTAACACCCCTGGGATCTCTCTGGTGACAGGCTACAGCTGCACTGGAGTATGAATGCAGTTCTCAGCAGGAGCTCAGAGGGATAATGTGGTCCTAGTTGTTAGATCCAGGAACAGAAGTAAGGAGTAAAAGGACAAAATGGTAGAGGTTGGTTCCCGTTTGCTCCCGTGCCCGACTGAAAGCAGGGAGCTTTGCCTCCTGCTGGCCTGCAGCAAAACTGCAGCAGCCTGGTTTATTGTCCCCTTTTCCCTGCCACCTCCGTCTTTGGCGAGGGCTTGTTCTCCCATGAAAGATTTCTGAACGAATAAAACTTTTTCTTGCCACAATAGCTCTTAGTACAGTGTCTTGGCTAGTTGCGTTTGAGCCTTTATAGCACCTTTTgcggttaaaaaaaaaaggcaataatgGTAATGCAAAGATGTGTCAAGTCAGTGACAAAgttgggagaaaagcaaagccaagaaCACTGGCTCTTTGCGCAGGATACTCCCCCCTTTCCTCTGTCCTTTAGAAGGATTCATGTGTTACACCCGGCTCTTTCAAGTGTTCTACTGTTAGCTTGCCACGTAGCTGTCTGTTTTGTGTTATGAGGGTTGACTTCTCGCCAGAATGACTCgttattttcaatattttgtgTGGGGTTAGAGGGCGATGTTTGTGAGTGGAGAGCTCTGAATAAGAACGTGCTTGCTCTAAGTGACTGAGGAAAATAACTTGGCTTTCTCATcaccttctcctctgcctccccagggTCTCATCTGGAGTTTACGAGCCAGTGGTGATTGAAACCCACTAAATGTGAAGAACAGGGTAGAGCTGCTGGAAACAGGTCCCCTACCCAGTCTGCTGCCACATGGATGCCAACCTTTACCTCTCTTCATGCAGCATTCCAGAAGGGATTTCTCCACGCCCCTCCCCATACGTTTGCACTGCAGAACTACTCCGAGACCACTCCAGATCATGCACTTTCCCTGCGTTGGCATTACCCTTCTCCACTTCCCGGTTCTTCCAGTGCCTGCCTTCCCCCTGTTCCTGATCAGACACAAAGTGTCTGTTGGGCTTATTCTTAGTCCTACAGGATGTTGCTCATCTGCATCCCTCACTCCACCCATTCACTTGCAACAGGGGACTTCTCAGCTTCTTTCTCCCCAAAACATTGGGTTATACCACTGTGAACTCTTTAAACCACTGGGGGAGGGGGAAACCATTCTAACCAAACCGAGAGCTGCTCGTTGGTGACACGGTGAAATGGCCACTTGCAGGATGCTTTATTCCATTGACTCTGCAAGGGAACATCACCTTCCAAGGCAACGGTTGTACTGAACAAGGTATGCTATGGTGTGCACTTCACCTTCCTACCCTCAAATCCCCAAACATCCTCTTCTCATAGGAAATATCTCCCAAAAGTGCATTTCAGAAAACTACCACAATCCAGATGGGAGTTGATAAACGGTTAAATGCTAGTGCTTGTTATACCACTAACTGCATTACGCCCTTCCACTGCTGGGCATGGAAGGGCAGTGTTCATCTATTACGGTTAGCAGGAGCACTTTAGAGGTTCCAGATTTTACCTGGAGGAGGCTTCTACTTGCTGTTCCAGGACCATAATCCCTGTTCGCTGGACTGATTCAGCAAATAGTCACTGTTGGAGCTTGGAATacaaagcctcttttttttttttggtgcaggAAGGGAACTGCCCATCTTGGACTGTGAAAAGAATCTGGTTATCTGATAGCCCTCCCCTGGGCCAGAGCAGGATGCAGTTGACTGCAGTGGTCTCTCCGTTGTGGTAGCGATTAACAATTGCCTCTCTTGGCCTGGGCTAGTAAGGGGATTGGTGTTGGTTGGCCTTTCTTGCCCTGTTAGCAGAGATCTATGCCTGAGCTGGTTCCTTTTGGGGCTGGGGAGAAGCCACTGTTTCTGCCTTCAAAGGTAGAACGGGTGTTTTCTGCTGCGTTAGCCACAGCAGCCGTTCTTACCTGCTCCGTGGCGAGTAAACTCTTCTGACAAGGCTTCAAACTGTTTTCTGGTTGATCTTTCAATTGCTGTTCTTTGGGTTTGGTTTCTGCAGTTGTTTGACACTTTAGCTGCCTCTTTTCCTTGCAGTGTGTGGCAGAGATGTCGGTCCCTTTCAGCTCCCACTTATAGATTCTCCCGGCAGCTGAATTGCAAACGAGGATCTATGCAGACTCCAGCTGTGGGCCGTCAGCAGGCTGTGCTTGCAGCCCTTCCTGTACAGAGACTCTCAGCTGATAAGCTATTTCTGTGTAGTGCCCTTTCCTCTTTTGCCGGTGTACTGTAGTAGCAGTCAGCGACCCTGCACTCGGAGCAATGGCACGCTCCCGGGCATGACTGGGAACGTGCCCTCCTCTGACACACGTGTGcgtacacacacacaggcacacacttGTCCCATTCAGCAAGGAAAGACTTGTAACTGATCATGTTGTTGTTCAAATTCTTAGTTATtgtaaagcctttttttaaaggagaaaaaaaaaaaggattaattgTGGTCCCTGTGGCCAGAATGCATGCAGATGAGCTACTAGAAAAGGGAATTTGGCAGAATGAGAAACAAGGAATGAAAGGGCCTTgatttatatctttttttttttttttttgccctgctAGCTAAGGATGGCTGCATGGGGAGGGTGCTAGGCAGTGTGGCAAAGCTATACAGCTGCTTACTCTCTTTCGACGGTTTCTCTCTTTGAGTCAAGAggtttctttttgtatttggaCAGACCACATATAGGATATGGATCTTTTTCACCCTTTCCCttcaaaaggaattaaatttgGACTAGGGTGAGAAGGTGTACGGACAACACCTTGGTTTGGTTTAATGTAGGGAAAAAGTACTGGATCTTTTGAGTCTGTCTAGAACAAAAGCTCTTTCACACTTGCTGGTGTTTTTTAATGGTGATCTCTTCTTCATTCAGTCTGGGTAGGTTTGGCACTCGCTAGCAGGCTGGTGAGCATCCTGCCTTGTTCCTGGGATGCTGTGTGTCTGCAGGAAGGGGAGAactgcttgcttttctctctccctgggGCTCTGCCAGAAAGCCAGGCCTGGCCTGACCCTCTGCTCAGGTCAGGGTGAGGGCAACAGCAGGCTCAGGCAGCAATGGGTGTTCCTGCCCTGTCTGCGGGTGGCTGCGCAGAGCTGAGGGTcaggctgctccccagcacctgctgctccccaggggcCGGCGAAGCCCCTCGGGAAAATCGAGTCCAACCAGGACTTGAAAGAAGCAAATATAAGCTAGGAAAGAAGCCAAAACCCAGCtcacttctgctgctttgcttctgttcccatgaaaaaaaacaatggCAGTCACTGTCAGAGCAGTTGGGAACCCAGGGTTTTCTTCTGGGTTCCCATTGGCAAGAGTCGGCTGCTCCAAGGTGCTGGCAGCTCGGCATGTCACGAAATCCCCAGTGGGACAGAGGGAGGAATCTCTTCCCAGTGAAGCAAGAGGAGAAGCAGTTGAACTTTTTAGAAAGCTGGGCTCATCTTCCCAGGCTGGCAGAGGCATAACCTGCCCCATCGCATAGCTGAGGCCAACCTGGGCATGTCTCTGGTTTCTCTTACAGCGGCTTGGCACATCACTGCTTGCATTTTTGATAACTGTGTCTCATAGGGTATCTCTTCCTTGTCTCCACGTTATTATTGACTCCACAGATCCTGGCCTTTACGTAGCTTTTTAACTCTCCTACCCCTCGTTTTGAGTAAGAAAGCAGCCCTAGTCATTCAGGGTGGTGCAGCGCAGACAGGGCTGGAGCACCCAGAGCAGAcctggagggaggaaggagcagtctgttcctaTTTCTAGATCCCATGCAGAGCTCCCGCTGCATGTCCATCACGAGCGATGCTCAACGGTCCCTGGCCGGTGGTGGGTGTACGAGGCGGTGGCGATGGAAGTGGGGTTGCTTGTCCCGCAGACTTGCTGCCGTCTCTCGGGAAGCTGCGTCTTGTGagcacttttttccttgtggCATCCCTGCCGTCTGTTCCTTGTTGAACTttgaacatttaagaagtgaatCAATTTCCAGACCCAAACCGCTGGCTAgtttcctttgggtttttttttgtcgtGAAGTttattgaattttcttttttttataaacccAGCAGGCTGGTGTTTTTTTTGACTGCATTATTGTTTCATTGATATTTTATTCCTGGGGGGGCTAAGCGGGGATGTTCTTCCCCACATTGTTCCCCTTCTCGGGGGGGATTCAGAGGTGGCTTAAACAAGTGAAAGGACCTTATTGGCAAGACTCTGCATCCCCTGGGTCTCTGATGCTGGCGAGCAGAGCTGCTCACGCCTGGCTGAccctggagagcagagctggctctCTGCTCCAGTCTTGGGGCCAGGCGAAATGTGtgggctctgctctcctggtTTCTGGACCTTTAGCTGGTGGAAGCCCATTGCAAAGAGTTGGGAAATTCAGTGTAACTTTtttactaactttttttttaaaaccagtatAAACTGAGTGAATGTCCAAAAGAATAGGCTTAGTTGTGACTTGGTGAAGGAGACGGGTTTCAATTGGAAATTGTGATGGAAAAAGGGGGAGAAGGATGTTGCTCCTCCATCTTCTTCTTTTGTATGGTTGGCACTTTAAATAGGGGCCTTCGTGCTGTCCTGACCTTCTGTGCGATGGGCGGCGGGCATGTGATCTCTCCCCCCCCTTATAGCCACATCACTTTGCCCCCTGCAGAAAGTTAATAAGCCCTTTTAAAtgtttgcttcagtttttaGAGGGTTCCGAACCGGGCCAAGACCTGAAGAAAGACGTATTTCATTCCCATCTTAATAGGAGGGgttgactttttatttattttgttgttgctgtttctttttaaactggTGGCTGTGCAGCTGGACTCTGCAAGCGCTGTTGTGAACCTCTGGGAAAATCTCACTCCAGGTACGCTAGAGCACCTAGGTTAAACACCCCTCCTGGAGAGGggccccccgctcccctcctcGCTGCCTTACCCGGGAGCTGCAAATTCACCCTccgcccctcctgccccatcccctgCCACCCCACCTAGTCTCTAGCTGAGTTCTTGCTCTGGTGACTGAGCCCTGTGGACAAGGCTGGTCCCCGGGGGCAAGTTCCGACAAACACTGCCTGGTCGCAGGTGTTTGTCCTTGAAAAGCCACTTCCTCGC is a window from the Gavia stellata isolate bGavSte3 chromosome 24, bGavSte3.hap2, whole genome shotgun sequence genome containing:
- the EEIG1 gene encoding early estrogen-induced gene 1 protein, giving the protein MAFLMKKKKFKFQTSFTLEELTAVPFVNGVLFCKIRLLDGGDFASLSTREEVQENCVRWKKKFTFVCKMSANPATGLLDPCICRVSVRKELKGGKTYSKLGFADLNLAEFAGSGSTVRCCLLEGYDTKNTRQDNSILKVTIGMSLLSGDPCFKTPPSTAKSITIPGQDSTLQLTCKGEGTTSSSSSSSATIGSLRQTKPRTAILSSGVPEEPDQNLSSPEEVFHSGHSRNSSYASQQSKISGYSTEHSRSSSMSDLTHRRNTSTSSSASGGLSMTVECPEGERDHKLEKPPRPPRPALLLDRPSRRKKDSVESHPTRVDDTRIDADDIVEKIMQSQDFTDVSNTEDSNLRLFVSRDGTTTLSGIQLGNRVSSGVYEPVVIETH